The following are encoded in a window of Kogia breviceps isolate mKogBre1 chromosome 10, mKogBre1 haplotype 1, whole genome shotgun sequence genomic DNA:
- the HYAL2 gene encoding hyaluronidase-2, with translation MWAGLGPAVTLALVLAVAWATELKPTAPPIFTGRPFVVAWDVPTQDCGPRHKVPLDPKDMKAFDVQASPNEGFVNQNITIFYRDRLGMYPHFDSVARSVHGGVPQNGSLWVHLEMLKGHVERYIRTQEPAGLAVIDWEDWRPVWVRNWQDKDVYRRLSRQLVASRHPDWPPDRIVKQAQYEFEFAARQFMLETLRFVKAFRPRHLWGFYLFPDCYNHDYVQNWETYTGRCPDVEVSRNDQLAWLWAESTALFPSVYLEETLASSTHGRNFVSFRVQEALRVAHTHHANHALPVYVFTRPTYSRGLTGLSEMDLISTIGESAALGAAGVILWGDAGYTTSMETCQYLKDYLTRLLVPYVVNVSWAAQYCSWAQCHGHGRCVRRDPSANTFLHLSASSFRLVPSHAPGEPQLRPEGELSWADRNHLQTHFRCQCYLGWGGEQCQWDHRRAAGGASGAWSGSHLTSLLAVVALALTWTL, from the exons ATGTGGGCAGGCCTGGGCCCTGCCGTCACACTGGCCCTGGTGTTGGCGGTGGCATGGGCCACGGAGCTGAAGCCCACAGCACCACCCATCTTCACGGGCCGGCCCTTTGTGGTAGCATGGGACGTGCCCACACAAGACTGTGGCCCACGCCACAAGGTGCCACTGGACCCAAAGGACATGAAGGCCTTTGATGTGCAGGCCTCACCTAATGAGGGTTTCGTGAACCAGAACATCACCATCTTCTACCGTGACCGGCTGGGCATGTATCCACACTTCGATTCGGTGGCGAGGTCTGTACATGGTGGCGTGCCACAGAATGGCAGCCTCTGGGTACACCTGGAGATGCTAAAGGGACATGTGGAACGCTACATTCGTACACAGGAGCCTGCCGGGCTGGCAGTCATCGACTGGGAGGACTGGCGGCCAGTCTGGGTACGCAACTGGCAGGACAAGGATGTGTACCGCCGATTATCGCGCCAGTTGGTGGCCAGTCGCCACCCTGACTGGCCACCAGACCGCATAGTGAAGCAGGCACAGTATGAGTTTGAGTTCGCTGCACGCCAGTTCATGCTGGAGACACTGCGATTTGTCAAGGCATTTCGGCCTCGGCACCTGTGGGGCTTCTACCTCTTCCCCGACTGTTACAACCATGATTATGTGCAGAACTGGGAGACCTATACAGGCCGCTGCCCTGATGTTGAGGTCTCCCGAAATGACCAGCTAGCCTGGCTGTGGGCCGAGAGCACGGCCCTCTTCCCCTCTGTCTACCTGGAAGAGACACTCGCTTCCTCCACTCATGGCCGCAACTTTGTCAGCTTCCGTGTTCAGGAGGCCCTTCGCGTGGCTCACACCCACCACGCCAACCATGCACTCCCGGTCTACGTCTTCACGCGGCCCACCTATAGTCGTGGACTCACAGGGCTTAGCGAG ATGGATCTCATCTCTACCATTGGTGAGAGTGCAGCCCTGGGTGCAGCTGGTGTCATCCTCTGGGGTGATGCGGGGTACACCACCAGCATG GAGACCTGCCAGTACCTCAAGGATTACCTGACTCGGTTGCTGGTACCTTACGTCGTCAATGTGTCCTGGGCTGCCCAGTATTGCAGCTGGGCGCAGTGCCATGGCCACGGGCGCTGTGTGCGTCGTGACCCCAGTGCTAATACCTTCCTGCACCTCAGTGCCAGCAGCTTCCGCCTAGTGCCTAGCCACGCACCTGGTGAGCCGCAGCTGCGACCAGAGGGGGAACTCAGTTGGGCCGACCGCAACCACCTGCAGACGCACTTTCGCTGCCAGTGCTACTTAGGCTGGGGCGGCGAGCAATGCCAGTGGGACCACAGGCGGGCAGCTGGGGGTGCCAGTGGGGCCTGGTCTGGGTCCCACCTCACCAGCCTGCTGGCTGTGGTCGCCCTGGCCCTCACTTGGACTTTGTAA
- the TUSC2 gene encoding tumor suppressor candidate 2, with the protein MGASGSKARGLWPFASAAGGGGPEAAVAEQALVRPRGRVVPPFVFTRRGSMFYDEDGDLAHEFYEETIVTKNGQKRAKLRRVHRNLIPQGIVKLDPPRIHVDFPVILYEV; encoded by the exons ATGGGCGCCAGCGGCTCCAAAGCTCGGGGCCTGTGGCCCTTCGCCTCGGCGGCGGGGGGCGGCGGCCCGGAGGCGGCTGTCGCTGAGCAAGCTTTGGTGCGACCGCGAGGCCGAGTCGTGCCCCCCTTCGTATTCACGCGCCGCGG CTCCATGTTCTATGACGAGGATGGGGATCTGGCTCACGAGTTCTATGAGGAGACAATCGTCACCAAGAACGGGCAGAAGCGGGCCAAGCTGAGGCGGGTACATAGGAACCTGATTCCTCAG GGCATCGTGAAGCTGGATCCCCCCCGCATCCACGTGGATTTCCCTGTGATCCTCTATGAGGTGTGA
- the RASSF1 gene encoding ras association domain-containing protein 1 isoform X1 → MSAEPELIELRDLAPARCAAPGRTRLERANALRIAPGTARNAARQLVPGRGHRFQPAGPTTHTWCDLCGDFIWGVVRKGLQCAHCKFTCHYRCRALVCLDCCGPRDLGWEPALERDTNVDEPVEWETPDLSQAEIEQKIKEYNGQINSNLFMSLNKDGSYTGFIKVQLKLVRPVSVPASKKPPSLQDARRGPGRGTAVKRRTSFYLPKDAVKHLHVLSRTRAREVIEALLRKFLVVDDPRKFALFERAERHGQVYLRKLSDDEQPLRLRLLAGPSEKALSFVLKENDSGEVNWDAFSMPELHNFLRILQREEEEHLRQILQKYSYCRQKIQEALHACPLG, encoded by the exons atgtccgctgagcctgagctcatTGAGCTGCGGGACCTGGCACCCGCGCGGTGCGCCGCCCCGGGCCGCACCCGGCTCGAGCGTGCCAACGCGCTGCGCATCGCGCCGGGTACAGCGCGCAACGCCGCAAGGCAGCTGGTCCCAGGCCGCGGCCACCGCTTCCAGCCCGCGGGACCCACTACGCACACATGGTGCGACCTCTGTGGCGACTTCATCTGGGGCGTCGTGCGCAAGGGCCTGCAGTGCGCAC ATTGCAAGTTCACCTGCCACTACCGTTGCCGAGCGCTCGTCTGCCTAGACTGCTGCGGACCCCGGGACCTGGGCTGGGAACCGGCGCTGGAGCGGGACACGAATGTG GATGAGCCCGTGGAGTGGGAGACACCTGACCTTTCTCAGGCTGAGATTGAGCAGAAGATCAAGGAGTACAATGGCCAGATCAACAGCAACTTGTTCATGAGCCTG AACAAGGATGGCTCCTACACAGGCTTCATCAAGGTTCAACTGAAGCTGGTGCGCCCTGTCTCAGTTCCCGCCAGCAAGAAGCCACCCTCCTTGCAGGATGCCCGGCGGGGCCCAGGGCGGGGTACAGCTGTGAAACGCCGCACTTCCTTCTACCTGCCCAAGGATGCTGTCAAGCACCTGCATGTGTTGTCACGCACACGGGCACGGGAGGTCATCGAGGCCCTTCTGCGCAAGTTCTTGGTGGTGGATGATCCCCGCAAGTTTGCACTTTTTGAGCGGGCTGAGCGCCATGGCCAAG TGTACCTCCGGAAGCTGTCAGATGATGAGCAGCCTCTACGGCTACGGCTCCTTGCAGGGCCCAGTGAGAAGGCCCTAAGCTTTGTCCTGAAGGAGAATGACTCTGGGGAGGTGAAC TGGGATGCTTTCAGCATGCCTGAGCTACACAACTTCCTACGCATCCTGCAGCGGGAGGAAGAGGAACATCTCCGCCAGATCCTGCAGAAGTACTCGTATTGCCGCCAGAAGATCCAGGAAGCCCTGCATGCCTGCCCCCTGGGGTGA
- the RASSF1 gene encoding ras association domain-containing protein 1 isoform X3: protein MSLNKDGSYTGFIKVQLKLVRPVSVPASKKPPSLQDARRGPGRGTAVKRRTSFYLPKDAVKHLHVLSRTRAREVIEALLRKFLVVDDPRKFALFERAERHGQVYLRKLSDDEQPLRLRLLAGPSEKALSFVLKENDSGEVNWDAFSMPELHNFLRILQREEEEHLRQILQKYSYCRQKIQEALHACPLG, encoded by the exons ATGAGCCTG AACAAGGATGGCTCCTACACAGGCTTCATCAAGGTTCAACTGAAGCTGGTGCGCCCTGTCTCAGTTCCCGCCAGCAAGAAGCCACCCTCCTTGCAGGATGCCCGGCGGGGCCCAGGGCGGGGTACAGCTGTGAAACGCCGCACTTCCTTCTACCTGCCCAAGGATGCTGTCAAGCACCTGCATGTGTTGTCACGCACACGGGCACGGGAGGTCATCGAGGCCCTTCTGCGCAAGTTCTTGGTGGTGGATGATCCCCGCAAGTTTGCACTTTTTGAGCGGGCTGAGCGCCATGGCCAAG TGTACCTCCGGAAGCTGTCAGATGATGAGCAGCCTCTACGGCTACGGCTCCTTGCAGGGCCCAGTGAGAAGGCCCTAAGCTTTGTCCTGAAGGAGAATGACTCTGGGGAGGTGAAC TGGGATGCTTTCAGCATGCCTGAGCTACACAACTTCCTACGCATCCTGCAGCGGGAGGAAGAGGAACATCTCCGCCAGATCCTGCAGAAGTACTCGTATTGCCGCCAGAAGATCCAGGAAGCCCTGCATGCCTGCCCCCTGGGGTGA
- the RASSF1 gene encoding ras association domain-containing protein 1 isoform X2 — protein MGEADAGTPSFEMTWSSTTSSGYCSQEDSDSELEQYFTARTSLARRPRRDQDEPVEWETPDLSQAEIEQKIKEYNGQINSNLFMSLNKDGSYTGFIKVQLKLVRPVSVPASKKPPSLQDARRGPGRGTAVKRRTSFYLPKDAVKHLHVLSRTRAREVIEALLRKFLVVDDPRKFALFERAERHGQVYLRKLSDDEQPLRLRLLAGPSEKALSFVLKENDSGEVNWDAFSMPELHNFLRILQREEEEHLRQILQKYSYCRQKIQEALHACPLG, from the exons ATGGGCGAGGCGGACGCGGGGACTCCCTCTTTCGAGATGACCTGGAGTAGCACGACAAGCAGTGGTTACTGCAGCCAGGAGGACTCGGACTCAGAGCTTGAGCAGTACTTCACAGCGCGTACCTCGCTGGCGCGCAGGCCGCGCCGGGATCAG GATGAGCCCGTGGAGTGGGAGACACCTGACCTTTCTCAGGCTGAGATTGAGCAGAAGATCAAGGAGTACAATGGCCAGATCAACAGCAACTTGTTCATGAGCCTG AACAAGGATGGCTCCTACACAGGCTTCATCAAGGTTCAACTGAAGCTGGTGCGCCCTGTCTCAGTTCCCGCCAGCAAGAAGCCACCCTCCTTGCAGGATGCCCGGCGGGGCCCAGGGCGGGGTACAGCTGTGAAACGCCGCACTTCCTTCTACCTGCCCAAGGATGCTGTCAAGCACCTGCATGTGTTGTCACGCACACGGGCACGGGAGGTCATCGAGGCCCTTCTGCGCAAGTTCTTGGTGGTGGATGATCCCCGCAAGTTTGCACTTTTTGAGCGGGCTGAGCGCCATGGCCAAG TGTACCTCCGGAAGCTGTCAGATGATGAGCAGCCTCTACGGCTACGGCTCCTTGCAGGGCCCAGTGAGAAGGCCCTAAGCTTTGTCCTGAAGGAGAATGACTCTGGGGAGGTGAAC TGGGATGCTTTCAGCATGCCTGAGCTACACAACTTCCTACGCATCCTGCAGCGGGAGGAAGAGGAACATCTCCGCCAGATCCTGCAGAAGTACTCGTATTGCCGCCAGAAGATCCAGGAAGCCCTGCATGCCTGCCCCCTGGGGTGA